From Drosophila santomea strain STO CAGO 1482 chromosome 2R, Prin_Dsan_1.1, whole genome shotgun sequence:
GATTTTTTCTTGGGCCCTCCGCTTTGCAGGCCGATTCGCATCCATTGGATACGCATGCGGCAGAATCGGACTGCGATATATTTATACACCTCGCTCTGCATGTGTGCGTctgtttgtgggtgtgtgtgtgtgtgtgagtatctGTGAGCGAGCGTGTTCGCTTGGCGCGCACTTTGGTGTCTTGTAATTCAATACCCCGTTCGGAACGAAACGTTACCACCTATCGCATGACACAAGACTACAAattcaaatacaaaatataaaggCAGCCCAACAAGAACACTGCGGATATATGCATAGTGTGGCCTGTATTTGTTGTTCTTTCGGAGGAAATCAGACAGAAAAAGACGAAAATGTAgttacacagaaaaaaatgaatCTCCACAATAATGTGGTTTTCGAAGCCCAATTCTATAGCTTTAGTTACATATCAAATTAGCTCGAGAATGTAaacacaaatatatttatttttctactGTGCACTAAAGGAAAACTATTCCCAATCTGAAGGGAGTACTTTTGTGTATATAAAGTTGAGCAATGGTATTTCCGGAAATGTGCTTAAAATCGATGTACACCCTAGTTTTAGCTATAGGTCTGGATTCAATCCTTCATCGAGTCCCTTTAAGATCATTAAAAGTATCTCCATTGTTCATCTTAAATGCGTTCGTGCCTCTTTCTGCCAAATATATCTACCcgatttcattatttttgaTTGCCCATTAAAAACATTTCACTCTGGCTGTTCTTTCGCCTTGGATTCATTTTCATCTGCCTTTTTTTCgtacttttatttttctgatggctttgttttgctttcgaAAGCTTTtcgaaaacgaaatgcaaGTGAAATAAAAGCGTACAATGTCTCGTATTTTTTAAGCATTATCATTTCTCGAggttttttgtgtatattgcTTCACTTGAGGTACAAATTTTCCAATGCAGCGTTtgggaaaaacaaatatatattccaAAAATAGCCAGATATTTTCaacattatatttttggcGTGTGTGCTTTACAGCTCTCACTCACAATTGGCCTTTCTACTTTCGCACGCTCTTTTCAGTTTTCTTGCGATGGATTTTCCGAAGCAAACTTTCCGAACGTCAAGGAAACTCATGCACCGTGCTCATTTTCATTCTTCATTCTTCATTCCGTTTTCACTTTCACACATGCACGGCCCGAGAATTCGTTTCGAATCAACCGTTTTTAATCCGACCAAACCGAATAAACCGATTCGCATTCACAAACTTTTTTCCGAAGCGGTACCGCGCACAACCACGTCCACACGCGTTCGCGTTTCATGAACATTTGAGCCAGCGGTCCGGTGCCATGTGGATTTTacttgcttttgctgcttctCTGCTGCTTcactgctgcttttgctgcttctCTGCCGCTGCCTCACTGCCTCATTGCCTCGGTGTTGTTGCCTTCGTTCCTTCGTCATCGTTGTGGCGCAGCTGTGGGTCTGTTGTGATGACGTAGGGCCCACCCCCAATGAGACCAAAACATCACCGGCACAGAAAGAAAACATACCCCCAATTGCTGGCAGATCTATGGTTACCTATAAGTTGTGGAGGCTGGGAGaactttttttaaaagtcTAATGTTAAGTTTTACGTTTTTAAGTCAAATAGTTTGATATCAGCATTTTAGAGGGACAATATCAAAATACCTTATTTGAATTTGAGTTGGTTATTTAAGAAGTTCAGAGAATAACAGAGAAATGGCCAATACCCTTTACCCGAAAAATGTGTAATTACTTACACgtattttctcgcagtgcaatGACTCAAGAGAGCGGCGCAGACGCTGGCATCTCTGGCagatgaaaacgaaaacgaaattgCACTCGGCTGCAGCGCGAGATtcttttgcataatttcctATATGTAGGCGCATTGGgctgttaaaaataaatcgcgCCGCTTCACCTGCCTTCGTTTTGTTCTGCCTCGGATATTTATGTTATGtccaatttttgtttaatttgcacAAAATACTTGTGCCGCCGGAGACAAACGCACTTGGTCAGAGATCAGAGGAACGGCGATGGCAAATTAATGGGGAGCATCTTAAGTAATGCGAGGAGAAAATGCATTCTGACAGCCAGAAAGGTCGAATGTGGCGTGCCGAGGATATATAACATCGATATTGATCATCCGATTGGCTGTATTCCATGCCAAAATGGAACttacaaaatttataattatatcaAATTCATCAAATATAATtaacattattattttgttttttcgaatAGAACTTTATCGTACAACTTAAagtaaaaatgtatttttaaatttcaattagaAGTTACATACTCTGTATTCTGGACTCATAAATATTCTAAGTGTAAGAGTGGGTTAGCTTTATGTGGACTACTCCTACCACTAGAATAATGTAATATCTAACCTGGTTGATTCACTTTCTCTATAGGGCCCAACTGCTAGCCAGCAGCGTTATTGGTAACTGGACGTGACCACGACACTGGGTCTGGAAAACAGTTGGCAATTCTATCAAGAAGCCCGGTACTTGGGGGAGAACTTACCACTAACCGACGCCAAGTACCAACTATCAGGAGATAGTACCAGTCCCTTTGCGAATATGGTACCTGATGGTAAATAGACGAAATGGCCGAAGAAACAATTGAATCGTTTAAGTAGAACATCACAATCAGAGAAGAAACAGAGGCGGAGCAGCTGGCGTGCCAATCAAACAATGCTCATGTAGATAAATGTGGCATTTAATGCCGAGAATTTCATGTAAATTGAACACGAGCCAGATAAGTTTAGTGTTGGATGTCACTTCCTTCGTTCCCACGCCGCATCAGTGCgcaaaaacataattttgttaaGACATTACAACAGTTTAGTTTATTTCTGCGACTGACTCATTAGTGGCAGTTgatgaaatgcaattttaacaTAAATTGCAGTTGACTTTCGCTGCAGATTGTTTCCTTAGTTTTAAAATAGTAGATCACTTTTAAAACAGGTGCATTTTAGTagaaatcaaataatttaGATTCCCATTATCAATTAGtttcaaaatattcaaaaaaattagcgaattttcataataaaatttatgtttattactTAAGAAGGTACAAATCCAATTCAAACATTATAAATACAACTTagattataaaaatattatttatttatagaactttacatttatttaatgaaactttcatattttaatttcaaatttaagcGCATTTTTATAAACCTATCGAATTATCGATTGTTCAGTGCAAGCTTTATGCAAATCGGCCATCTCTACATTTCCAACATCTGACTAACAGCTGTTCTTGTTATGGTTTTTGCTGGATTGATTGCAAATACTTATTAAAAATGAcagaaaaactttaaaacaaaaagaaactcTAATAAGAATTTAACTATAAATtcagagaaaaaaaacacattttagCTGAAATGTCCAAGTTACCAAAAGCCTCTCTTAGTTTGAAGCAGGTAAGtggaatttaaattgttattggTTACATTTTAATACTTTTCCGAAAAGACGAATTAATCAATTTGATAACAATAATTTGGTGAATTAAATACATCCTAGTTTATGCTGCGCCAGGAAGTCCTGAAGCTCTACCGGGAAATATTTCGAACGATCCGTCAGGTGCCCGACAAAAACAGCCAGCTGGAGCTTAAATCCTGGGCACGTCACGACTTCCAGACGAATCGCCACCAAAGTGACGAGGTGGCCATCAAGATGCTCCTTCAGCACGGCAGACGAAGCCTCACAGAACTAAGGACCAGCCTCCAACTGAGCGGGGTGAGCGAGGGCAAATAGGATCAATCTTGGAGATAAATCTTagcttaatttgattttatttttgagcTCGACAACCGTACGAAAATAAATACGAGTTAAGACTAAGGACTATGACAAAAAGCTATCGAATCTTTGAGGTGCTACAATTCgctgtgttttttgtgtgttcgTAAAGGTGAAATAGCAGTCTAGCGTCTTTGGAGGGAGTTGGACTCCCAGGATCCATCTTAGTGTTCCATTTCAGTTCTTAAAGCAGAGGTCGCAAAAAGCTCAGCCAGGCCACCTTAAGCAGGGCCAGTGCAAAGAGAAGTGAGCCCACACTGGTGATTATCAACGAGATGATATCCCTTTTGGCATGCTGATCCACTCTGCCCACCAAGAAGCTGTGTATCACGGTGCTTGTGATGTGGGCACCATCGAAACCGAAGCACGGAATGGCATTGATCAGCGCCAATCCTATACTAAAGACCACGTTGTACttgaggagcagcagccatgCATCCGGCCAAGCCGCCTTCATAAAGGTGTATCTCGGCACAAAGGCGGATACCTCCACCGTTCGAGTGACGTCCCACGGATGGCCCACATAGATCACCGGCGGCAGTTTTTCTCCTCGAAAATTCGTTCGCTTAAACGTCATTATGGCAGTAATATTCCGTATTAGCGGTCGCAGGCAGAATCCCTCGTTGCACACTCCGGAGGAGCAGTGCTCGGTCACCTCCTCCAATGTGCGACGCACATTAAGACATACATGCTGCGGCAGCTCCACAGGCACGTCTCCATTGGCGTCCTCCACCACCTCGAAGCAACTCACGTTCGGATTTAGTTCATTACAGCACTGTAGCTGGCCATCAATGCTATGATGTGAGATGGCGCTGCTTTCGTCGTTAAGCTGCACGAAATCCGCACTCACACAGTAGCCCGGCTTGAGCTTCAGGGAGTTCTGCAGACATGTCACCCAACTCTCCTCGCTATTGACTGGACAGCCGTTTACTTGGTTAATTTGATTGTCCACCTGCAGGCCGCGCTCTCCCCTCAGCGGAGATTTCCTCGTTAGTTCGGTGACCACGACATGTTGGTTGTAGGCGTACAATGGTGACATGGTGATGCCCACCGTTGAGATTAAAAGATAGCATACGCCGGCGAACacaaaattatgccaaattCCGGCGCACAGAACACGTAGTTTGCGGAACCAACGAAGACTATTTAAGTGGTCGTGGGAGAGTTCCGTGTAAGCCAACGGCAGGCAGAAGATGAactgaaatattaatatttactACATTAGTACACGCATCCAGTTTTAAGATAAAGTAAGCAATTCGGACCTTAATTCCAAACCCGGTGACAGGCACATCCTCCATTACGGCAGCCAGGGCGTGTCCCATTTCGTGCACGACCAGACAGAGCACAAGGGTGGTGACGTAGTATCCGATCTCCTCAAGCGGCAGGTTAACGCCGGGCAACAGAATCTCCAGCTGCACGGGGACTCCAACGGGCGTGGATACAGAAGAAGAGCTATCCTGTTCTCCACTGCTAAAGATAGTGGCAATGAGCAGGATCAGTCCGATTGGGAGCAGCGAAAAGGTAACCAGGACTCCCACATTGAAGCTGGTGATCATTACTCTCCGGGTGCAGCTGTTACCGGCAGATCCCCAGCGGAGAAGGGTCCTGTTAAAGGCACTCGTGTGCCAGTGGAGGCTCATGAAATTGATACTCAGCCCGGTGTTCTTGAGGAAGGCATCGTACGGGTAGTGCATGCAGCTCTAAGGGATTACATTAACTATCTGGAAGTACTCTGGGTGGATATATACTACACCTTAAAGAATCGGTCGAAAAAGTAAAGAATGCCATAAAGCGATGCCAGCACTATGAAGAACACCAAGGGATCCATGGCTGGTGCGGTTTCAAGAGGTCATTGGTTGATTGGTTATAGGATGGTGATGCGGATTCTTCGGTACGGAGACCTCCGGTTGCTGGACGCCACTTGCGGATGCTAGTAGTCCCCTTCCGGCCGGGAATCCTTCCCGATCTCGTACCCCTCCGGTTCCGACTCCAAGTACTAGCTATACAGTATAGTCCAGACAGCAAATCAGCATTAATCACGTCCGGGAATCTTGTGCGCAAATTAACCTGAGTAAATACTGagtaaaaatcgaaatactGAAAGCTAATAGCAATCGATTATAAGAGCTAATCGATGACCGCTTAATTTATCGATAATACCTTATAGCTTATGTGAGCGCGAAAGGTTtgaacattttataaatattcaacgTCAAACAAAGAAAACTTTTGAAACCCTACaagcaaaatacaaattatgaATTAAAAGGAGAGATTTGATAAACGGGTTCCCTACCAAtatatcaaaatttaaaacaacTCCTGCCAATTGACTTAAAACACATCAAACACATGGTAAATCCCAGATGAGCGAACAGGACTTCTCATATAGGAGACTTTTGCCGACGTGCAGGGTGATCGTCTCTATAATGGCCTGCGTATCCTGTGTATCGGGCGTGGTTGCCGGCTACCTTTTCATGACCAGTTTGTCAGATGTCTCTGAGGCGGTAAAGATTGTGTGGACCACCGGATCGGCCCTCTATGCATTTTCCTCGCTCCTGTTGATTATTGCAGTTTGGAAGGTAAGCCTCCTCAGCCCGCTCAGTTGGTGGAACATTCTTACGAATCCTTTAATTTCGCAGTTGATTAAATGGCTGGCCTATCCATACATGTGCATGCTGCTCATGGCCATTGCCGTCTACACGATGATCCTGCAGTGGTTATTGAAGAACCTACCGGCTGCTGTGTTCTCATCCGTGGCCATCAGCTTTATTTTCCTTGGAGTGACGTTGAACATGACCAAAAGCCTGGATGACCTACGCATAGCTCCGTAAAGCAGTACAAATGGTACTCGGTTAGTATTGGATTTGTATTCTAAATTTAAAGTGTAGTTAACATGTGACACATgtaaacgaaataaaaatttgaaaagCAACGAAAACTTTCATTGATGCATATTGGAGAAGTGTAAGTGTAAAATTCAGCTAGGCAAAATGTAAATAGTATAACTGAAGacaatattttgttgtttaatttataattttataagtACTTTTTTTTCGGCATTGTTAAATAGTGTTCTGCAACTTATACTATATTTTCAAGAtctatgaaaatatttataacgTTTTTGTAGTGCTACTTGCATTTGTTAAATTTGTGTATCTTTTAATTGGAAATAAGATTTTAATTCCATTCATCAGCTGTTTcctcaaataataaaaataggTGGATTTGGGGGGTGGCATTGTAGGCAACAAGCGGGCAAAAGAGCCtagcaaaacaaaacggaTGAAAGGCAACGGAAGTGAGGACAGGACCTCTTTCTCTGGTTTTTCCTCTCTCCAAACCGAAACTCACCTCCACCAAGCTCACCACTGAGTTGGGTTTTCCATGGACCTCCAGAGGACATGAGTTTCATCAGTTTAGTCGTGAGcttgagcagcagcagaacagTCGCATCCGCCGAAAAGGGCAACAAACGAGGAGTCCTTACGGAAAAAGGCTTTTGCAAAGGGTTTTCCCACACAGAGAAAGTGTTCAGCAGTTTCAGGAGAAGTTAGGGCGTTTTTTTAACAGATTTAACTCACTGAAAGGCTTCAATTTGTACGCGCGATTGAGTAAACTGAGAACAAAGGACTTCAGCTGGAATCTCGGCCCATATCGATTTGTTCCAAAAACTGCATATTCGCCAGCGAGCGAGTGAGAGAGTGCGCTTGTGCtgaaaacggaaacggaaggGGGCGACAAGgaagcggaagcggaaacAGCTGCTGCATAAACAAGAGTAACAAAAGCGATTGTATGTCCCATCAACGCATCATGACGCCAGAGCAGCAAGGATATTGCCCCTAGGAAAACCCATACAAATTCCTCAAGGAAGCCCCCAAGTGAAAGCGCACGCATATCGCATTCAAATCAGAGGACGAACCATCAAGACGAACCCGCAAAGGATTCAGTGCCAAAGGAGCCGTACcggcagaagcagcagcagcagcaggagcagaagcaggagaGTATCCAAATTGGGCCAACCGGTGAAGGCCCGCGCACGTCAGCTCTTCAGGACTTTAAGGACCCAAAGCAGAGGCAACCCAATGCATTTGGgtgcacaacaacaacgccccaagcaacaacaacaacagcgcgAGCAACAAGAGAAACATCAAAGGCGTTTCACGTTCAGTAAAGGACGGCAATGTCGTCCCTACAGCGTGACTGGCATTTACAGGTGAGTACAGGTAGTACTACCCAGCATCCCCTTATCCTGACTTCGGGAAGGTCAGGAACCCTCCCCCTTGATTCCTCCTCCTCGCTGCGTTTCCTGCGGAGTGGGCCAATGGCAATCGTATTGAGGTAGCTGGAGTTTGGGTTCCTCTGGTGAGCATGCGCACTGGGCACAAGTGTGCTTTACGAGTACGTAAACATTGCTAGCGACACGAGAATGGGTCAACGTCACAAGTTGCATTCATCTTAGTCTTGGTCGCTGTCGCAAGGGAACAAGGAAGTAAACAATGCATGCCCCCGACTGCTGATGGAATGCAATTTTGAGGGATACTATTAAGCCATTAAGCCTAAACTCATGGTATTGTCCTTTCATGACACTCATCTAACCGCATAGTTGTGTTAATTATGTTTAGTAAAacagtaattaaattaaattaaagtaaattaaataaacgaaTTGTATTCTGTAGAATTGTTTATTTGGATGACTTTTCAAAGACGTCTGTGCCGTAAATACAATGTACAAATTGGTATAAGACCAATTTCATTTATAAGCTTCTTCTCTCTGTTTATACAAAGTGAACTTTAATATTTGATTACGTATTACACACATATGAAAAACAGCATTCTTACAGCTTAGCATCAATGTCCTGCTGATTGGGTAAACTAATTGGCCTAGGCCTGTGCAACTAAATAGCTATTATTACAGAGGACTAGCAATTACTGGTGGCTCAACAAGTTGTGCGTCAAGTCTCACCCACCTCCCAATAGATTCCCTCCCCGACTAGATTCCACACCCGACTGGCCGACTTGAGGCCACCCCTTTCACCTTGACCGCTTATCGTTCAGGCCACACACGAGCGCCAACTCACTTGGCCCGGGGGAAGGTTCTTTCGTTTCATTAGGCGCTGGCAAAGGCCTTGAATTGTTGGGAAATAGAAAACAACCAGGGATTGCAGAGGCAGAGCTGCCTCAGCGAAAGCTTCCTGACAGCTTAAGCCGGATTCCAGCTGACAGCAGAGGGTGGTCTTGGCGTCCAGGATGTCGTACACCATGCCTGGCCGACTTGGGCCTTTGACATTCGACAAGGTCGCCGCTCTGGGATGCTGTGACTCATGCTCTTAAGGGGGAGttgccaaatgccaaatgccacGAGTTGGCCAACGCTCATTAGTCCTGTCAGATGTGTGACTATTGCATATTGCACTCTTCCAAGATAATTGCATGCCTTCTATTTGCTATTCTACTTGGCTTACTTCTGCCATCAATATGGCTGGCAGTCATCAGCTGCATTTTCACGAAACTTGACACATGCCGTGTCAGATGGACtggtaaaaaatatataatgttatatattattatatattacttGAACCCCTCAAGGATACTTAGATAAGATAATTGaggaaaaaggaaataaaaaggTTGACTAAGGATAGAGCGCGTCACCGTTTATACTGCAAATAGGTTTAACCACCGATGGGCACCAATCCTTCTTTCTAATGGGCACACGCGTCGCATACTTCATATTTGATGCCTAACACTGGAtcatattacgtatacgtacgTCATTGCAAATACCAAGAAATGGGTGTGAGCGGACTAGCTAAGTGCGAAATAAGGAGCTATTAGGAAATGAGTTATTACGAACTGTTGTTTATTACGATAATGTGCATTAATATTTCAGGGTGCGGGTTATGGAAACAAATTCGAAAATAGTTGTTCAATATGaggcacatatgtacatacatatatgatgACTATAGCATACACTTTTGaatgtatacatttatatattggAGCTGTTGGTCTGACGAGCTGTGAGCTCAATAATACCTAAGATCAACTTACCGAATTCCGCTCTTGACTGCTTTCCAATTGTGTCCTTTCTACGAGAACTTGGCAAAGTTTTTCGTCTTTCCATTTAGCCTTATCAGCACGGGTATTTCCTGGCTTTAGCCTTCGTCTCGAACATTGCATCGTCCTTGGATTGGAGCAAATACCCACTCCCCCTTTGAGGACAATCGAACCCCCCCCATCAATTTCCGGCAACAAAGACAGAACCTAAAAAAGCTGAAAGGCAACCGCATGGCAGACCAGCCCCACCTCGCTCTTGACCCTGAGTCGTCGGAAAGTGTCAGTTTCGTGGGAGGAAGTGGCAGCGGATCCCGCAGACAAATGGAAAATTCCCAGACGTCATGCCAGCCCGCAAGGCACAGCATGCACCTGCAGCCTGTCATCGATTTAACAAAGTACATATAACAGCATGGGCGACAAGGAATGGAAAATCCGCTCGGTCCGCGGGTAATTACATCGCCCAAAGCTTTGAAAGGAGCGGGAATCGGAATCGGGCAAAAACTGGCTGTTAACTCAATTAAACAAAACGTATTGCATACATTAGGGCGCTGCAGCGACGTCGTCTATAAGTCAGCAGATCGCGTGCGCTCCTCGCATTTCGTTTAGCAATGCAAATTGGGCTAAGTTGTTGCTTCCTTGACCCGCCTCCAGTCGATTTGTCAACAGCCTCGGATTTCTGACGGGTTAACCCATTTTTTAATGGGTAGGTAACGCATTCGGCGGAGGCGGAATTTCAGATGCACGCCAATTTGGGGCATTAACTCTTGATGTGGAGTGCTTGATAAATACTTTCGCAATTATGGGCTGCTTACTTTATTACattgttatttcatttttattaaaagaaaCCTTCAATGAGTTTACTCAATATCTTATGCATACTTTCATACCTTACCCTAATAGATTAACATTGGATTCagaattaatatataattaatattcatatcaatatcaatatatatatttatattttttttgcaggGTTCCCGGGGATCGGTTTACTGCGCGAGTGAACCGGACCCAACTGGTGGAGTCCAGTACGAGTCGGGAGGGCGCCTTCTCCACACGAATACGGCTGAGGGCTCCGGCGGAGGGGCGGGCGTGGACGGGTCCGGTGGTGGAGTTGGTCTCGAATGCGGCTCCCTGTTCTCGGTGGTATCAGCGCCGCCGGCTCCACTGCCCGACATCGTTGTGCCCACCGAGCTGGATGGCAAGCACATGGAGTCCGCCGCCTTCCGCTCCGGATGCTGTTCACCCAACGCCTCGCCCATGCGACGACCCGCCACCCTCAGCCTGGACACGCAATGCTGCCCGAGAACCCTGCACGCCAGCCTGCTGGAGCATCAGATCTCCGAGCTGGAGGAGGACGACAACGAGAACCTGCTGACCGTGTCCAGCATCACGGCACGTCCGTTGATTGCCAAATCGCACGAGCTTCGCAGCAGCCGGAAGTCGGGTTCGGGCTCCGGATCGGGTTTGAATACGGCCCGGAGCAGGTGCGTCCGCCGGGCCAAGGAGCGGGAACGTGATCGCGTGACCGTCGCCAGGCGGAGCAAGCAGGTGGTCAAGGATCGGGACTCCTCAACGACCACAACGGAGAGTGGTGGTCCCAATGTGGAGCCACCGGACGGCGGCTACGGTTGGTTCATTGTCTTCGGGGCCTTCTCCGTGCAATTCTGGGTGGCCGGACTGGTCAAGTCGTACGGAGTGCTGTATGTGGAGATTATGGAGACGTTTCCCAGCTCTACGGCCACTGTGGCCTCCTGGATTCCCGCGATCCTGTCGGCTCTCTGTTTGGTCCTGGCGCCCCTGTCGAGTGCTCTTTGCCAGCGATTCTCCTGTCGAACGGTGGTCTTTGTGGGCGGCATCTTCTGCGCCATGGGCATGATACTGAGCTACTTTGCCACCAGTCTGCTGCACCTTCTCCTAACTTTTGGCGTTCTGACAGGTGCATAAAGTATAATCACTATAAAGTTATCCTTATCCCATTagtattgatatttatatgCCTAAAATGATGGtgatattaaataatttcttCATCACCAGGTATTGGTGGTGGCCTCTCGACTACACCGGGCATAGTGATAGTGTCCCAATACTTTGACAAGCACCGTGCGTTGGCCAATGGAATCTGCGTATCGGGCACTGCCGCCGGCAGCTTCATCCTACCTGTGCTGATAAAGCACCTGGCCGAGAACTGTGGCTTCCACGG
This genomic window contains:
- the LOC120445321 gene encoding LYR motif-containing protein 2: MSKLPKASLSLKQFMLRQEVLKLYREIFRTIRQVPDKNSQLELKSWARHDFQTNRHQSDEVAIKMLLQHGRRSLTELRTSLQLSGVSEGK
- the LOC120445318 gene encoding membrane-bound transcription factor site-2 protease, which produces MDPLVFFIVLASLYGILYFFDRFFKSCMHYPYDAFLKNTGLSINFMSLHWHTSAFNRTLLRWGSAGNSCTRRVMITSFNVGVLVTFSLLPIGLILLIATIFSSGEQDSSSSVSTPVGVPVQLEILLPGVNLPLEEIGYYVTTLVLCLVVHEMGHALAAVMEDVPVTGFGIKFIFCLPLAYTELSHDHLNSLRWFRKLRVLCAGIWHNFVFAGVCYLLISTVGITMSPLYAYNQHVVVTELTRKSPLRGERGLQVDNQINQVNGCPVNSEESWVTCLQNSLKLKPGYCVSADFVQLNDESSAISHHSIDGQLQCCNELNPNVSCFEVVEDANGDVPVELPQHVCLNVRRTLEEVTEHCSSGVCNEGFCLRPLIRNITAIMTFKRTNFRGEKLPPVIYVGHPWDVTRTVEVSAFVPRYTFMKAAWPDAWLLLLKYNVVFSIGLALINAIPCFGFDGAHITSTVIHSFLVGRVDQHAKRDIISLIITSVGSLLFALALLKVAWLSFLRPLL
- the LOC120445320 gene encoding uncharacterized protein LOC120445320, which codes for MSEQDFSYRRLLPTCRVIVSIMACVSCVSGVVAGYLFMTSLSDVSEAVKIVWTTGSALYAFSSLLLIIAVWKLIKWLAYPYMCMLLMAIAVYTMILQWLLKNLPAAVFSSVAISFIFLGVTLNMTKSLDDLRIAP